Below is a genomic region from Mesotoga sp. Brook.08.105.5.1.
AGTATGGAAGTGAAGGAAAGGCTTTTCAAGTGATTTCAGTCCGGCAATCCACATCTTCGCGGGTGAAAACGTGTGCATCCAGGCTATCAAACCTATGCAAGTTTTGCTGGAGTTAGCTTCATCAATTACTTTCTTTATCTGATCTGCATCCTTCAACACCGGTTTCCAGGCAATCTTTACAGGAGTTGAGATTGCATCGTTGAGTGCATCTACTAGTTTCTTCGAATTCTCTTCGACCTTTTTCAGTACTTCCTTTCCATAAAGCTCCTGACTTCCCGTTATAAACCACACCTCGAGGTCTCTAGTAATAGTAATCAGTCCTCCTTTTCGAAAAACAACCATTCTTCCAGAAGTTTGATGTCAGTTAAAGGTCCAGGTTTCAGACTAGGAATAATTTATAGCTTATGCTCTTTCTGTTTGCCGATCCTATCGGTCATAGGAGAGCTGTTGAATGATCAGGATCTCAGTGTGTATCTAATCTTTGACCATGAGTATCTCTCACCGCTTCCAGTCAAAAACAGATTGTCTGACCCCGGAGAGCATGGAGTGCCGTTTTACCGGCTGCTCCCAGCCGGAAGTGATTCCTCGCAGTCAAAATCTCTCCCGTCGCTTCGCTGATTCTTCACCATCACAGTCAGTTCTTAATTCTGTGTCTCAGGCCATGTAGCGTGAATCATTTCCTGGAGCTCTTGATCTTGTGCCCTCTCTTTGTGGGTGAAGACAAATCGAGGACTTTATGAAACCGACAGGATTACATACCAGTCACGACTGAACCATTGACATACTCTCTTGAAATAGTCTGGAAGACAAAAGTACCTTGACCAGTCAGCTAAAGCAGACAATTAACAGTCAGACTGACACTTGGTCATAGGTTCGGGCTAGAGTCACGATGAGACCGATGACTTGCTGTTTATGCTCCGTCCGGCAATTCGTCTCGGGACTGGATTCTCAGCTAAACATCCTGTCTTCTTGGCCCTAACCACTTACCCGTTCCTAGTGCATCTTCCACATTATCTCCTTCGTTTTTTCGTAGAGCTCTCGGAAAATCAAGTACTGTTTCTCGTAAACCCTCTGGTTTTCAGAATTTGGGCTTATAGGATCTCGGAACTTCACCCACTCCTTTATTCTTTCCGGCTTGTCTATCAATCCGACACCTAGCCCTGCAAGGAAGGCATCGCCAAACGGTGCTTCAACTAGACTGGATACCTGTCTCATTTTGTAACCGGTTATATCTGCAAAAATCCTGTTCCAGGCTGTTGATTTCGCAACTCCGCCAACTATCAAACATTCGTCGTCGAGCTTGAGTCCTGCCTTAATCCCGTTTTCTATATTATGTCTGAGAGCGTATGCAGCACCTTCCATGAGTGCCTTGTACATATGGGCTCTTGTGTGAACGAGCGTGACTCCAAAGAATACACCCTTCGCAAACGGATCCCAAATTGGCGACCTTTCACCCATGAAATAAGGAAGTACCACGATTCCGTCACTTCCTGCAGGAATCTTTTCAACTTCCATGTCGAGGAGCTGATATGGAGACCTGCCTGTCCTTCGTCCAACAGACTCTTCGCTGTCGGCAAACTCTTCCTTGAACCACTTGGCAAGCGCACCGGTAGTCGCCGAGCCTCCAAAAGAGTAGATTCTTTCAGTGTCGTTTACCACATATGGGAAGCTCACCAAACCAAACGGCAGATCCTTACCGTCATGTACGGTACCCCAGCAGGTAGAGGTTCCGACCATTGCAACGTGTTCGCCTTCTTCAAGCGCTCCGGCCGAAAGCTGAGCCACCGGGGCATCTATCCCCCCTGAGACCACAGGAGTTCCTTCGAGCAGGCCGCACAGCTTTGAGCTTTCGGCAGTTACTCTGCCGACGATATCACTCGACTTGACGATTCTTTCAGGAAGGTATTCAATGGGTATACCAAGGGCCTCACACATCTCTTTCGACCAGGTAAGTTTTCTTATGTCGAATACTCCGCCAATATTACCTGCCGAGGAGTAATCAATCGCGTTTTCACCTGTAAGCCGATAGATCATGTAATCCTTTGGTGTCACGAATTGATATATCTTTTTCCAGATATCCGGCCTGTTGTCTCTAAGCCACATTATCTTCGTGAATCCATAATAGGAATCCACATAGTTTCCTGTGATCGAAAAGATCTTGTCTTTTGATATGTTTTCCTTCACCCAGGAGGTCTGCGATGTCGCTCGTCTGTCCATCCAGATGAGACAAGGGTGCAGAGGCTTCATTCCCCTGTCAACAGGGATTCCCGACCCTCCATAAAGTCCGCTTATGGCCAGTGCAGCTATTTCCTTCTTCTCGACTCCCGACTTCTCAGACACTTCTTTTATGGTTTCGAAAGCTGCCTTAACCCAAACATCGGGCCACTGTTCAGCCCAGTTTGAACCGGGCTTAATGACGTCATATTCTCTCTGAGCTTCAACTAGAACCTCTCCTCTTTCATTCACCATCACACTCTTTGTTCCCTGGGTACCAATATCACATCCGATTAAGTACATACACATCACCTTCTAGATTTCGTCGATTTTATGCCTTAACCACGATTTTACCTCATCCAGTCCGGACTCGCCGGAGTCGAACTCCAGGCATTGTTGCATTTAAATGCTCACAGGACGACAGGCATTATACTCACTTGAATACCGGCAACACGATAGATTTACGGGCCACAAATCAGTTCCTGCTAGAATCAGGGCCAGCTTGATCTTCGATACAGAGTCCCGTCCTATTCTCAATTGAAAATTCCTTCTCTTCAAACCTCCAGAATGCCTTCTCCTCAGGTCGGAAAACTCTCATTGCCTTAACTTGTGCTGGAGGTAATCCTTTTTCAAAGGGTTATAGCTTTTCGTCCAGAGAAAACTCGATTACATTTGCCGACATCGGATCGAGCTTCACAGTCATTTCCGGAGAGCAGGAGGTCAGCTCTTTGCTCCCAAGTTTTATTCGCTCTGGATTTTCAAAATCATTCATTTCATCGGGAGCAGATCCCGTCAGAACAAGCTGGACGGCCCTCTTCTGGACTTCGATTCCCGAAAGATCGAGAGAGACTTCTACATCCTTCTGATAGTAGTTAATAAGGGCGACGCTCAAAATATTC
It encodes:
- a CDS encoding FGGY-family carbohydrate kinase translates to MYLIGCDIGTQGTKSVMVNERGEVLVEAQREYDVIKPGSNWAEQWPDVWVKAAFETIKEVSEKSGVEKKEIAALAISGLYGGSGIPVDRGMKPLHPCLIWMDRRATSQTSWVKENISKDKIFSITGNYVDSYYGFTKIMWLRDNRPDIWKKIYQFVTPKDYMIYRLTGENAIDYSSAGNIGGVFDIRKLTWSKEMCEALGIPIEYLPERIVKSSDIVGRVTAESSKLCGLLEGTPVVSGGIDAPVAQLSAGALEEGEHVAMVGTSTCWGTVHDGKDLPFGLVSFPYVVNDTERIYSFGGSATTGALAKWFKEEFADSEESVGRRTGRSPYQLLDMEVEKIPAGSDGIVVLPYFMGERSPIWDPFAKGVFFGVTLVHTRAHMYKALMEGAAYALRHNIENGIKAGLKLDDECLIVGGVAKSTAWNRIFADITGYKMRQVSSLVEAPFGDAFLAGLGVGLIDKPERIKEWVKFRDPISPNSENQRVYEKQYLIFRELYEKTKEIMWKMH